The Aequorivita sublithincola DSM 14238 genome window below encodes:
- a CDS encoding carboxymuconolactone decarboxylase family protein, producing MPLVKPLSSEHDTETKQLAEFFNETLGFCPNSVLTMQHRPAISTAFINLNKAVMANEGRVTSALKRMIAWVSSNATGCRYCQAHAIRAAERYGAEQEQLDNIWEYRTHSAFSEAERAALDFSLAASQVPNAVDEEMKQKLHKHWNEGEIVEMLGVISLFGYLNRWNDSMGTSIEEGAVESGEQYLGKHGWNKGKHI from the coding sequence ATGCCATTAGTAAAACCCCTTTCTTCCGAACACGACACCGAAACAAAACAATTAGCAGAATTTTTTAATGAAACCCTCGGTTTTTGCCCAAATAGCGTACTAACAATGCAGCATCGTCCTGCAATAAGCACCGCGTTTATTAATTTGAACAAAGCCGTAATGGCAAATGAAGGCCGCGTTACTTCAGCCTTAAAACGGATGATTGCTTGGGTAAGTAGTAATGCAACGGGTTGTCGCTATTGTCAAGCGCACGCTATTCGCGCTGCGGAACGATATGGAGCGGAGCAAGAGCAGTTAGATAATATTTGGGAATACAGAACCCATTCAGCTTTTTCTGAAGCGGAACGCGCAGCTTTGGATTTTTCTTTGGCAGCTAGTCAAGTTCCAAATGCCGTGGATGAAGAAATGAAACAAAAACTACACAAACACTGGAACGAAGGTGAAATTGTGGAAATGCTAGGCGTTATTTCGCTCTTTGGCTATTTAAACCGTTGGAACGATTCTATGGGAACTTCTATTGAAGAAGGCGCTGTGGAAAGTGGTGAGCAATATCTTGGGAAACACGGGTGGAATAAAGGGAAGCATATTTAA